The following coding sequences lie in one Cloacibacillus sp. genomic window:
- a CDS encoding 4Fe-4S binding protein — protein MQVNAEKCVQCGACIEACSKAYFKENSPELSRVKVANMAGFANINICSQCGACIGVCPTQALERDANGVVQVRRDKCTSCLMCVGFCPSASMFFDGDKQTEPFKCIACGICARKCPTGALELVNVPAKA, from the coding sequence ATGCAAGTCAACGCTGAGAAGTGCGTCCAGTGCGGCGCATGTATTGAAGCGTGCTCGAAAGCATATTTCAAGGAAAACTCACCGGAATTGTCGAGGGTCAAAGTCGCCAATATGGCGGGCTTTGCCAATATCAATATCTGCTCGCAGTGCGGCGCCTGCATCGGCGTCTGCCCGACACAGGCGCTTGAGCGCGACGCCAACGGAGTGGTGCAGGTCCGCAGGGACAAGTGCACCTCCTGCCTGATGTGCGTCGGCTTCTGCCCGTCGGCCTCGATGTTTTTCGACGGAGACAAGCAGACGGAGCCTTTCAAGTGCATCGCCTGCGGCATATGTGCGCGCAAGTGCCCCACGGGAGCCCTTGAGCTTGTAAACGTACCGGCAAAGGCATAG
- a CDS encoding aldehyde ferredoxin oxidoreductase C-terminal domain-containing protein, whose translation MANAPMKLLAEWSFEPAKIHHGYSKETLYIGLGNKDGNYKFEKRPVSEDMIEKFTGGRGFGLKLLWDAVTEKTKWDDPENEIVIAGGPFCGITQYPGAGKCYSVFLSPATKQTYNSNAGGYFAPFLKFTGFDALELQGKADRPVVVFIDGDNNKVQVFESTLEDINAYAVSEELHEYFAKDEADKRTISVVSSGIGARTSYWAGMNFSFYDVRRKAVRLKQAGRGGGGTVLHNKGVIALVVKRTHFTGLENDPVNIKAIQRAGASLHKRIHDLDDKQCKMRSAGTAHLTEIMDDYTLLPVNNYKFGRHKDINNISSESYIKLFTQGMADGCWYGCSLACAKAVDHFPLQTGPWKGKEVIVDGPEYETAAGLGSNLGIFDPLWTIEANFYADHYGLDTISLGTGIAFVCECFELGLINKEHTHGLDLNFGQKADIMELIHRIAYGKDEFAIACGKGIEVAREYFAEHYGADMEKMMKIGMVCQGLEASEYRCQESIAQWGGYFLTLKGPQHDEAWLIFMDMVNKQLPTYEDKAEALFFFPNFRLWFSLQGLCKLPWNDIEPADNGMKYKGIEAARVPEHLQNYLDIFEAITGKHLTRDGLIEQSEKVYNFERIFNLRMGKGTAKYHEAPDRGLGPVWEDEWNARPEYFDEKLKEFGIDISGLSVKEKIDLLQKHRREQWHMLKMAVYKRRGWNKNGIPTLATVKRLGIDYPDVVALLEKHLKPEDEFED comes from the coding sequence ATGGCAAACGCACCGATGAAACTTCTGGCGGAGTGGTCATTCGAACCCGCAAAGATACATCACGGCTATTCAAAAGAGACACTTTACATTGGCCTCGGCAATAAGGACGGCAACTATAAGTTTGAGAAACGCCCCGTCTCCGAGGATATGATAGAAAAATTCACCGGCGGCCGCGGCTTCGGCCTCAAGCTGCTCTGGGACGCGGTAACGGAAAAGACGAAGTGGGACGACCCCGAGAACGAGATCGTCATCGCCGGCGGCCCCTTCTGCGGCATCACGCAGTATCCCGGCGCGGGCAAGTGCTACTCCGTGTTCCTCTCCCCCGCCACCAAACAGACCTATAACAGCAACGCCGGCGGCTATTTCGCCCCCTTCCTCAAGTTCACGGGCTTCGACGCGCTTGAGCTGCAGGGCAAGGCCGACCGTCCCGTAGTCGTCTTCATCGACGGCGACAACAATAAGGTGCAGGTATTCGAGTCCACGCTTGAGGATATCAACGCCTACGCCGTCTCGGAGGAGCTCCACGAATATTTCGCGAAGGACGAGGCCGACAAGCGCACTATCTCCGTCGTCTCAAGCGGCATCGGCGCTCGCACAAGCTACTGGGCCGGCATGAACTTCAGCTTCTACGACGTGCGCCGCAAGGCCGTGCGTCTGAAGCAGGCGGGGCGCGGCGGTGGCGGCACGGTGCTCCATAACAAGGGCGTAATCGCGCTTGTCGTAAAGCGCACGCACTTCACAGGGCTGGAGAACGACCCCGTGAACATCAAAGCGATCCAGCGCGCCGGCGCGAGCCTCCACAAGCGTATCCACGACCTTGACGACAAACAGTGCAAGATGCGTTCCGCCGGTACTGCCCACCTTACCGAGATCATGGACGACTACACGCTGCTGCCGGTCAACAACTACAAGTTCGGCCGCCACAAGGATATCAACAACATCAGCTCCGAGTCCTACATAAAGCTCTTCACTCAGGGGATGGCCGACGGCTGCTGGTACGGCTGCTCGCTCGCCTGCGCGAAGGCGGTCGATCACTTCCCGCTGCAGACCGGCCCCTGGAAGGGCAAAGAGGTCATCGTCGACGGCCCCGAATATGAGACCGCGGCGGGGCTCGGCTCCAACCTCGGCATCTTCGACCCCCTCTGGACGATCGAGGCAAACTTCTACGCCGACCACTACGGCCTTGACACCATCTCCCTCGGCACCGGCATCGCCTTCGTCTGCGAATGCTTCGAGCTGGGGCTGATCAACAAGGAACATACGCACGGCCTGGACCTCAACTTCGGACAGAAGGCCGACATCATGGAGCTCATCCACCGCATCGCCTACGGCAAAGACGAGTTCGCGATCGCCTGCGGCAAGGGCATCGAGGTGGCGCGCGAATACTTCGCCGAGCATTACGGCGCGGACATGGAAAAAATGATGAAGATCGGCATGGTCTGCCAGGGGCTCGAGGCCTCCGAATACCGCTGCCAGGAATCGATCGCCCAGTGGGGCGGCTACTTCCTCACCCTCAAGGGACCGCAGCACGACGAGGCGTGGCTCATCTTCATGGACATGGTCAACAAACAGCTCCCGACATACGAAGATAAGGCGGAGGCGCTCTTCTTCTTCCCGAACTTCCGTCTCTGGTTCTCGCTGCAGGGCCTCTGCAAGCTGCCGTGGAACGACATCGAACCCGCCGACAACGGCATGAAGTACAAGGGTATCGAAGCGGCGCGCGTGCCGGAGCACCTTCAGAACTACCTTGACATCTTCGAGGCGATCACCGGCAAGCACCTGACGCGCGACGGCCTCATCGAACAGTCGGAGAAGGTCTACAACTTTGAGCGCATCTTCAACCTTCGTATGGGCAAGGGCACGGCGAAGTACCACGAAGCGCCGGACCGCGGCCTCGGCCCCGTGTGGGAAGACGAGTGGAACGCGCGCCCCGAATACTTTGACGAGAAACTCAAAGAATTTGGCATCGATATCAGCGGTCTTTCCGTCAAGGAGAAGATCGACCTGCTCCAGAAGCACCGCCGCGAACAGTGGCACATGCTCAAGATGGCCGTCTACAAGCGCCGCGGATGGAACAAGAACGGCATTCCCACCCTTGCGACGGTGAAACGTCTTGGTATAGATTATCCCGACGTGGTGGCGCTTCTTGAGAAGCATTTGAAGCCAGAGGACGAATTCGAAGATTAA
- the thiS gene encoding sulfur carrier protein ThiS — MITVNGEKSPWREGLTVQQLLDDKNFTFKMLAVWVDDNVVDKSRYSEAKIPDGANVQVIHNISGG, encoded by the coding sequence ATGATAACCGTCAACGGAGAAAAATCGCCTTGGAGAGAGGGACTCACGGTACAGCAGCTTCTCGATGATAAGAATTTTACCTTCAAGATGCTCGCCGTATGGGTCGACGACAACGTCGTCGACAAGAGCCGCTATTCGGAGGCGAAGATCCCCGACGGAGCGAATGTGCAGGTGATCCACAACATCAGCGGCGGTTAA
- a CDS encoding prephenate dehydrogenase, with amino-acid sequence MGFKITIAGLGLMGASLAKALHGWRNAGICGVETDAAVLARAQAEGVIDKGYVLDETNAREALDADLVVIALYPRAALNFLRGCARCAKEGALWSDLTGIKGALIEEARRSMPAGAEFLGAHPMVGRESSGYAASDGKLFTGCNFIITPHEKNSRGAVSLLREMAAYAGAARVIETTPEKHDRMIAYTSQMAHVLAAAILNSGLLFESKGFEGGSFRDLTRVGTLNPEMWSELFSMNAAPLGGVLAELENNIAALRGLVESGNQSELEAALAASTRRKEEYLKAPYAAGKESVR; translated from the coding sequence ATGGGGTTCAAAATTACCATCGCGGGTCTGGGGCTGATGGGCGCCTCGCTCGCTAAGGCCCTGCACGGCTGGCGGAATGCCGGTATCTGCGGCGTTGAGACCGACGCCGCGGTGCTTGCGAGGGCGCAGGCCGAGGGTGTGATAGACAAAGGTTACGTTCTGGATGAAACGAACGCGCGGGAGGCGCTCGACGCCGACCTCGTCGTGATCGCCCTCTATCCGCGCGCCGCGCTGAACTTCCTGCGCGGCTGCGCCCGCTGCGCCAAAGAGGGCGCGCTCTGGAGCGACCTGACCGGCATCAAGGGCGCCTTGATCGAGGAGGCGCGCAGGTCGATGCCGGCGGGAGCTGAGTTCCTTGGCGCGCACCCGATGGTGGGGCGCGAGAGTTCCGGCTACGCGGCCTCCGACGGAAAACTTTTTACCGGATGCAACTTTATCATCACGCCGCATGAGAAAAACTCGCGCGGGGCGGTCTCTCTGCTCCGGGAGATGGCGGCCTACGCGGGGGCGGCGCGCGTCATTGAGACGACGCCGGAAAAACACGACCGGATGATAGCCTACACCAGCCAGATGGCTCACGTGCTCGCCGCCGCCATCCTGAACAGCGGGCTGCTGTTTGAGAGCAAAGGCTTCGAGGGCGGCTCCTTCCGCGATCTCACCCGGGTCGGCACGCTTAACCCAGAAATGTGGAGCGAGCTCTTCTCCATGAACGCGGCCCCGCTGGGCGGCGTCCTCGCGGAGCTGGAAAATAACATCGCCGCGCTGAGAGGGCTAGTCGAATCTGGAAATCAGAGCGAACTGGAGGCGGCGCTCGCCGCCTCCACACGGCGCAAAGAAGAATATCTGAAAGCGCCTTACGCGGCGGGCAAGGAGTCGGTCCGATGA